A window from Culex pipiens pallens isolate TS chromosome 3, TS_CPP_V2, whole genome shotgun sequence encodes these proteins:
- the LOC120426210 gene encoding uncharacterized protein LOC120426210: MAICSTFFARMNIRKHTWRHPNGESCTQIEHVLVDGRHFSDVMDVRSYRGPNIDSDHFLVACKIRARLSNVLTPRTARIVRLNVQRLASSDVAAEYSRKLDERINEDAPTGNLDEQWGALQSIVNTTATEVIGTTRGRKPKGWFDAECQRVTDEKNEARKRMLVKGTRRNCERYSELRRAEKRTHRRKEREYDERVLAEAQAQYNANDRRRFYATVNGVRKKATPSPVMCNDREGNLLTDKTAVAARWKEHFQQLLNGEMREGVVEDRMNVEDDGIAVDPPMLEDVEKAAKELKNAKSAGKDGLPAELFKHGSARMIEILHQIVQRIWSEEQLPTDWLDGLITPIYKKGQRLDCANYRGITILNSAYKVLSRILWSKLRPLTETFVGEYQCGFRAGRSTTDQTFTLRQILDKFREYNLQTHHLFIDFKAAYDSVKRNELWKIMLEHGFPAKLIRLIRATLDGAKSSVRIANETSEAFVTLDGLKQGDALSNLLFIIALEGAARRAGVQRNGTLITKSHMLLGYAVDIDIIGIDRRSVEEAFVPFKREAAKIGLTINTAKTKYLVGGRARGSAGEGVSEVEIDGERYEVVDEFVYLSTLVTCDNDVSCEVKRRISAANRAFYGLPLYGHEAWTLKEADQRALGVFERRILRSIFGGKQVGDRWRRRMNFELYQDYKHADIVKVIKHDRLKWAGHVATMSDERAAKTIFSSEPGRGRRLRGRPRTRWLCAVDEDARAANILQTRQHKILKMMQDLPFNFPTNELKEAANTESLDT; encoded by the exons ATGGCTATCTGTAGCACCTTCTTTGCGCGCATGAACATTCGGAAGCACACCTGGCGCCACCCGAATGGCGAATCGTGCACACAAATCGAACACGTTTTGGTGGATGGTCGACACTTCTCGGACGTGATGGACGTCCGATCGTACAGAGGACCGAACATCGACTCTGATCACTTCCTGGTAGCGTGCAAGATCCGAGCTAGGCTGTCGAACGTGTTGACCCCGCGGACTGCGAGGATAGTGCGGTTGAACGTCCAGCGCCTCGCGAGCAGCGACGTTGCTGCAGAGTACAGTCGGAAGCTCGACGAGCGGATCAACGAGGACGCGCCTACGGGTAACCTGGACGAGCAATGGGGAGCCCTCCAGAGCATCGTCAACACAACGGCTACCGAAGTGATCGGCACGACCAGAGGACGCAAACCCAAAGGGTGGTTCGACGCGGAGTGCCAGCGAGTGACGGACGAGAAGAACGAGGCCAGGAAGCGTATGTTGGTTAAGGGTACGCGCCGAAACTGTGAGCGATACAGCGAGCTGCGAAGAGCTGAGAAACGAACCCACCGCCGAAAAGAACGGGAGTACGACGAGAGAGTACTTGCCGAAGCTCAAGCACAGTACAACGCGAACGATAGACGGAGGTTTTATGCAACTGTCAACGGTGTAAGAAAGAAAGCGACGCCTTCCCCTGTTATGTGCAACGACAGGGAAGGTAACCTGTTGACAGATAAGACAGCGGTAGCGGCCAGGTGGAAGGAGCACTTTCAACAGCTGTTGAACGGTGAGATGCGAGAGGGAGTCGTCGAGGACAGGATGAACGTTGAGGATGATGGAATAGCTGTGGACCCGCCTATGTTGGAGGACGTAGAAAAAGCCGCAAAGGAGCTCAAGAACGCGAAATCCGCGGGAAAGGACGGACTTCCGGCCGAACTTTTCAAGCACGGGAGCGCGCGGATGATCGAGATTCTGCACCAAATCGTCCAGCGAATTTGGAGCGAAGAACAGCTTCCGACCGACTGGTTAGACGGGCTCATCACCCCAATCTACAAGAAAGGGCAAAGACTCGATTGTGCCAACTATCGAGGCATCACAATCCTCAACTCAGCGTACAAAGTACTATCCCGAATCCTGTGGAGCAAGCTGAGACCGTTGACCGAGACCTTTGTCGGCGAATACCAGTGCGGTTTTCGAGCGGGTCGGTCAACGACGGACCAGACGTTCACTCTGCGACAAATCCTCGACAAGTTCCGGGAGTACAACCTGCAAACACACCATTTgttcatcgacttcaaggcggcgTACGATTCAGTCAAAAGAAACGAACTTTGGAAAATTATGCTAGAACACGGCTTTCCGGCGAAGCTAATAAGACTGATTCGTGCAACGCTCGACGGAGCAAAATCAAGCGTGCGAATAGCTAACGAGACATCTGAAGCTTTCGTTACGTTGGATGGATTGAAGCAGGGCGATGCTCTCTCGAACTTACTGTTCATCATAGCGTTGGAAGGTGCTGCTCGAAGGGCAGGCGTGCAAAGAAACGGAACACTCATCACCAAATCGCACATGCTGCTTGGATACGCTGTCGACATCGACATCATTGGTATCGACCGTCGTTCAGTGGAGGAGGCGTTCGTCCCTTTCAAGCGGGAAGCTGCGAAGATCGGACTGACCATCAACACTGCCAAGACCAAGTATCTGGTTGGTGGCAGAGCGCGTGGCAGTGCCGGTGAAGGTGTTTCGGAGGTGGAAATAGATGGAGAAAGATATGAGGTGGTGGATGAATTTGTATATCTTAGTACACTCGTGACGTGCGACAACGATGTGAGCTGCGAAGTGAAACGGCGGATTAGTGCTGCAAACAGGGCCTTCTACGGTCTTC CTCTTTACGGTCACGAGGCGTGGACGCTGAAGGAGGCTGACCAGAGAGCACTTGGGGTCTTTGAGCGGAGAATCCTGCGTTCTATCTTCGGCGGCAAGCAAGTAGGAGACCGGTGGCGCAGGCGCATGAACTTCGAGCTGTACCAAGACTACAAACATGCTGATATCGTAAAAGTCATCAAGCACGACAGGCTGAAGTGGGCTGGACATGTAGCCACAATGTCGGACGAGCGGGCGGCTAAAACGATATTCAGTAGCGAGCCTGGACGGGGGCGTCGGCTTCGTGGAAGGCCTCGTACGCGTTGGCTGTGTGCAGTCGACGAAGATGCAAGAGCGGCCAACATT CTGCAGACGCGCCAACACAAGATCCTGAAAATGATGCAGGACTTGCCGTTTAACTTCCCAACGAACGAGCTCAAGGAGGCGGCCAACACGGAATCGCTGGACACCTGA